One segment of Streptomyces sp. TG1A-8 DNA contains the following:
- a CDS encoding IclR family transcriptional regulator, whose protein sequence is MARNIQSLERAAAMLRLLAGGERRLGLSDIASSLGLAKGTAHGILRTLQQEGFVEQDDASGRYQLGAELLRLGTTYLDVHELRARALVWTDDLARSSGESVYLGVLHQQGVLIVHHVFRPDDSRQVLEIGAMQPLHSTALGKVLSAYDPVAHSEALEADRKPFTERTVCDPGDFERLLDLTRARGYAADVEETWEGVASVAAPIHDRRRMPVGAVGVTGAVERLCRDGGLRPELIAAVRDCARAVSRDLGAGRF, encoded by the coding sequence ATGGCACGGAACATCCAGTCGCTCGAACGGGCGGCCGCGATGCTGCGGCTGCTCGCGGGCGGCGAGCGACGGCTCGGCCTCTCGGACATCGCCTCGTCACTGGGCCTCGCCAAGGGCACCGCGCACGGCATCCTGCGCACCCTGCAGCAGGAGGGGTTCGTGGAGCAGGACGACGCCTCGGGGCGCTACCAGCTGGGCGCGGAGCTGCTGCGGCTGGGCACGACCTACCTGGACGTGCACGAGCTGCGCGCGCGGGCCCTGGTGTGGACGGACGACCTGGCCCGCTCCAGCGGGGAGAGCGTGTACCTGGGCGTGCTGCACCAGCAGGGCGTGCTGATCGTGCACCACGTCTTCCGGCCGGACGACAGCCGGCAGGTGCTGGAGATCGGGGCCATGCAGCCGCTGCACTCCACGGCGCTGGGCAAGGTGCTGTCCGCGTACGACCCGGTGGCGCACAGCGAGGCCCTGGAGGCCGACCGCAAGCCCTTCACGGAGCGCACGGTGTGCGACCCCGGGGACTTCGAGCGCCTGCTGGACCTCACGCGCGCGCGGGGGTACGCGGCGGACGTGGAGGAGACCTGGGAGGGCGTGGCGTCGGTCGCCGCACCCATCCACGACCGGCGCCGCATGCCGGTGGGCGCGGTCGGGGTCACCGGCGCGGTGGAGCGGCTGTGCCGCGACGGCGGGCTGCGCCCGGAACTGATCGCGGCGGTGCGGGACTGCGCCCGCGCGGTGTCTCGGGACCTGGGCGCCGGGCGGTTCTGA
- the metH gene encoding methionine synthase, which yields MASSPTSPSADSRTRASALREALATRVVVADGAMGTMLQAQEPTLDDFQQLEGCNEILNITRPDIVRSVHEAYFAVGVDCVETNTFGANHSALGEYDIPDRVHELSEAGARVARETADDFTARDGRPRWVLGSMGPGTKLPTLGHAPYTTLRDAYQRNAEGLAAGGADALLVETTQDLLQTKAAVLGARRGLEALGLDLPVIVSVTVETTGTMLLGSEIGAALTALEPLGIDMIGLNCATGPAEMSEHLRYLARHARVPLSCMPNAGLPVLGRDGAHYPLTAPALADAQETFVREYGLSLVGGCCGTTPEHLRRVVERVRGLTPPERHPRPEPGAASLYQSVPFRQDTSYLAIGERTNANGSKRFREAMLEGRWDDCVETAREQIREGAHMLDLCVDYVGRDGVADMEELAGRFATASTLPIVLDSTEVDVIRAGLEKLGGRAVINSVNYEDGDGPDSRFARVTQLAREHGAALIALTIDEEGQARTPEKKVEIAERLIADLTGNWGIREEDILIDTLTFTICTGQEESRKDGVATIEAIRELKRRHPNVQTTLGLSNISFGLNPAARILLNSVFLDECVKAGLDSAIVHASKILPIARFGEEEVRTALDLIHDRRSEGYDPLQKLMQLFEGATAKSLKAGRAEELAALPLEERLERRIIDGERNGLEADLDQALRDRPALDIVNDTLLEGMKVVGDLFGSGQMQLPFVLQSAEVMKAAVAHLEPHMEKTDDEGKGTIVLATVRGDVHDIGKNLVDIILSNNGYNVVNLGIKQPVSAILEAAEEHRADVIGMSGLLVKSTVIMKENLEELNQRGLAARFPVILGGAALTRAYVEQDLHEVYDGEVRYARDAFEGLRLMDALIGVKRGVPGAKLPELRQRRVAAAPAAEAEERPEEGHVRSDVATDNPVPAPPFWDTRIVKGIQLKEYASWLDEGALFKGQWGLRQARTGDGPSYEELVETEGRPRLRGLLDRLQTENLLEAAVVYGYFPCVSKDDDLIILDEQGNERTRFTFPRQRRGRRLCLADFFRPEESGETDVVGFQVVTVGSRIGEETARLFQSDSYRDYLELHGLSVQLAEALAEYWHARVRSELGFAHEDPTAVEDMFALKYRGARFSLGYGACPDLEDRAKIADLLRPERIGVHLSEEFQLHPEQSTDAIVIHHPEAKYFNAR from the coding sequence ATGGCCTCGTCGCCGACGTCCCCCTCCGCCGACAGCCGGACCCGTGCGTCCGCGCTCCGCGAGGCGCTCGCCACCCGTGTGGTGGTCGCCGACGGAGCCATGGGCACGATGCTCCAGGCCCAGGAGCCGACCCTCGACGACTTCCAGCAGCTCGAGGGCTGCAACGAGATACTCAACATCACCCGCCCCGACATCGTCCGCTCCGTCCACGAGGCGTACTTCGCCGTGGGCGTCGACTGCGTCGAGACCAACACCTTCGGCGCCAACCACTCCGCCCTCGGCGAGTACGACATCCCCGACCGCGTCCACGAGCTGTCCGAGGCGGGTGCCCGCGTCGCCCGCGAGACCGCCGACGACTTCACGGCACGGGACGGCCGCCCCCGTTGGGTCCTGGGCTCCATGGGCCCCGGCACCAAGCTTCCCACCCTCGGTCACGCCCCGTACACCACCCTGCGCGACGCCTACCAGCGCAACGCCGAGGGCCTGGCCGCCGGCGGCGCCGACGCGCTGCTCGTGGAGACCACCCAGGACCTGCTGCAGACCAAGGCGGCCGTGCTCGGCGCCCGGCGCGGCCTGGAGGCCCTCGGCCTGGACTTGCCGGTGATCGTCTCGGTGACCGTGGAAACCACCGGCACCATGCTGCTCGGCTCCGAGATCGGCGCCGCCCTCACCGCGCTCGAACCGCTCGGCATCGACATGATCGGCCTGAACTGCGCCACCGGCCCGGCCGAGATGAGCGAGCACCTGCGCTACCTCGCCCGCCACGCCCGCGTCCCGCTGTCCTGCATGCCCAACGCGGGCCTGCCCGTGCTCGGCAGGGACGGCGCCCACTACCCGCTGACCGCGCCGGCCCTGGCCGACGCCCAGGAGACCTTCGTCCGCGAGTACGGCCTCTCCCTCGTCGGCGGCTGCTGCGGCACCACCCCCGAGCACCTGCGCCGGGTCGTCGAACGCGTCCGGGGCCTCACCCCGCCCGAGCGCCACCCGCGGCCCGAGCCGGGTGCGGCCTCCCTCTACCAGTCGGTGCCCTTCCGCCAGGACACCTCCTACCTGGCCATCGGTGAGCGCACCAACGCCAACGGCTCCAAGAGGTTCCGCGAGGCCATGCTGGAGGGCCGCTGGGACGACTGCGTGGAAACGGCCCGCGAGCAGATCCGCGAGGGCGCGCACATGCTCGACCTCTGCGTGGACTACGTCGGCCGGGACGGCGTCGCCGACATGGAGGAGCTCGCCGGCCGCTTCGCCACCGCCTCCACCCTGCCCATCGTGCTGGACTCCACCGAGGTCGACGTCATCCGGGCGGGCCTGGAGAAGCTCGGCGGCCGCGCGGTGATCAACTCCGTGAACTACGAGGACGGCGACGGACCCGACTCCCGCTTCGCCAGGGTCACGCAGCTGGCCCGGGAACACGGCGCCGCCCTGATCGCGCTGACCATCGACGAGGAGGGCCAGGCCCGCACCCCGGAGAAGAAGGTCGAGATCGCCGAACGGCTGATCGCCGACCTGACCGGGAACTGGGGCATCCGTGAGGAGGACATCCTCATCGACACCCTCACCTTCACCATCTGCACCGGCCAGGAGGAGTCCCGCAAGGACGGCGTCGCCACCATCGAGGCGATCCGCGAGCTGAAGAGGCGGCATCCGAACGTGCAGACCACGCTCGGCCTGTCGAACATCTCCTTCGGCCTCAACCCGGCCGCCCGCATCCTGCTGAACTCCGTCTTCCTGGACGAGTGCGTCAAGGCCGGCCTGGACTCGGCGATCGTGCACGCCTCCAAGATCCTGCCGATCGCCCGGTTCGGCGAGGAGGAGGTCCGCACCGCCCTCGACCTGATCCACGACCGCCGCAGCGAGGGCTACGACCCCCTCCAGAAGCTCATGCAGCTCTTCGAGGGCGCCACCGCCAAGTCCCTCAAGGCCGGCAGGGCCGAGGAACTGGCCGCGCTGCCGCTGGAGGAACGCCTCGAGCGCCGCATCATCGACGGCGAGCGCAACGGCCTGGAGGCCGACCTGGACCAGGCCCTGCGGGACCGGCCCGCCCTGGACATCGTCAACGACACCCTCCTGGAGGGCATGAAGGTCGTCGGCGACCTCTTCGGCTCCGGCCAGATGCAGCTGCCGTTCGTCCTGCAGTCCGCCGAGGTCATGAAGGCCGCCGTCGCCCACCTCGAACCCCACATGGAGAAGACGGACGACGAGGGCAAGGGCACCATCGTGCTCGCCACCGTGCGCGGCGACGTGCACGACATCGGCAAGAACCTCGTCGACATCATCCTGTCCAACAACGGCTACAACGTCGTCAACCTGGGCATCAAGCAGCCGGTCTCCGCGATCCTGGAAGCGGCCGAGGAACACCGCGCCGACGTCATCGGCATGTCCGGCCTCCTGGTGAAGTCCACGGTGATCATGAAGGAGAACCTGGAGGAGCTGAACCAGCGCGGCCTCGCCGCCCGCTTCCCCGTCATCCTCGGCGGCGCCGCCCTCACCCGGGCCTACGTCGAACAGGACCTGCACGAGGTCTACGACGGCGAGGTCCGCTACGCCCGCGACGCCTTCGAGGGCCTGCGCCTGATGGACGCCCTGATCGGCGTCAAGCGGGGCGTGCCCGGCGCGAAGCTGCCCGAACTCAGGCAGCGCCGGGTGGCCGCGGCGCCCGCCGCCGAGGCGGAGGAGCGCCCGGAGGAGGGCCACGTCCGCTCCGACGTCGCCACCGACAACCCCGTGCCGGCCCCGCCGTTCTGGGACACCCGCATCGTCAAGGGCATCCAGCTCAAGGAGTACGCGAGCTGGCTGGACGAGGGCGCCCTGTTCAAGGGCCAGTGGGGACTCAGGCAGGCCCGCACCGGCGACGGCCCGTCCTACGAGGAACTCGTCGAGACCGAGGGCCGGCCCCGCCTGCGCGGCCTGCTCGACCGGCTCCAGACCGAGAACCTGCTCGAAGCGGCCGTCGTCTACGGCTACTTCCCCTGCGTGTCCAAGGACGACGACCTGATCATCCTGGACGAACAGGGCAACGAGCGCACCCGCTTCACCTTCCCGCGCCAGCGCCGCGGCCGCCGCCTGTGCCTGGCCGACTTCTTCCGGCCCGAGGAGTCCGGCGAGACCGACGTCGTCGGCTTCCAGGTCGTCACCGTCGGTTCGCGCATCGGCGAGGAGACCGCCAGGCTCTTCCAATCCGACTCCTACCGCGACTACCTCGAACTGCACGGCCTGTCCGTCCAGTTGGCCGAAGCGCTCGCCGAGTACTGGCACGCCCGCGTCCGCTCCGAACTCGGCTTCGCCCACGAGGACCCCACCGCTGTCGAGGACATGTTCGCCCTGAAGTACCGCGGCGCCCGCTTCTCCCTCGGCTACGGCGCCTGCCCCGACCTGGAG